In Streptomyces nodosus, one DNA window encodes the following:
- a CDS encoding DUF4129 domain-containing protein, giving the protein MIPTGGARYVVPVLWHTGDGPPVTVPRDPAREAARRELSKGMYHQNDPGLLQRALSAFWDWIEKLFGAASTATPGGSLGLLVIVLAVLALAGALWWRLGTPRRTPARSVTLFEDRPRSAAEHRAAAEAHAAQGHWSQAVQERMRAVVRSLEERALLDVRPGRTADEAASEAGRALPDHRDRLRAAARDFDDITYGGRPAGEETYRRLSLLDDDLLLTRPQLSGSARAVGQDVHRGAAG; this is encoded by the coding sequence GTGATTCCGACGGGGGGAGCAAGGTACGTCGTACCGGTGCTGTGGCACACGGGCGACGGACCACCGGTGACGGTCCCGCGCGATCCCGCGCGGGAGGCCGCCCGGCGTGAGCTGTCGAAGGGGATGTACCACCAGAACGACCCCGGGCTGCTGCAGCGCGCCCTGAGCGCCTTCTGGGACTGGATCGAAAAGCTCTTCGGGGCCGCCTCGACCGCGACCCCCGGCGGCTCGTTGGGCCTTCTCGTGATCGTGCTGGCGGTCCTGGCGCTCGCCGGGGCCCTGTGGTGGCGCCTGGGCACCCCGCGCCGCACGCCCGCCAGGTCCGTGACACTCTTCGAGGACCGGCCCAGAAGCGCCGCCGAGCACCGCGCGGCCGCCGAGGCGCACGCCGCCCAGGGCCACTGGAGCCAGGCCGTCCAGGAACGCATGCGCGCCGTCGTCCGCTCCCTGGAGGAGCGTGCCCTCCTCGATGTGCGTCCCGGGCGCACCGCCGACGAGGCCGCCTCCGAGGCCGGCCGGGCCCTGCCCGACCACAGGGACCGGCTGCGCGCCGCCGCCCGGGACTTCGACGACATCACATACGGCGGCCGGCCCGCGGGCGAGGAGACATACCGTCGGCTCTCCCTCCTCGACGACGATCTGCTGCTCACCAGGCCCCAGCTGTCCGGCAGCGCCCGCGCCGTCGGCCAGGACGTCCACCGGGGAGCCGCCGGATGA
- a CDS encoding DUF4350 domain-containing protein, with product MTTEAALPATSASPTVGQVWTRTRGVLIAVVLLLIGAVATAVIRSGAQYGSLDPRSTAPYGSHAVATLLAERGVTTRVVTTLDEARTAVGPDTTLLITVPDLLTPHQQQLLHGTTRASDGRTVLIAPRTSVDTLAPGLLAAPAAGFDSTLPPGCRMAAARQAGAAETGGMRYRSHDARADTCYPSEGLPTLVRLPAASGDGDTVVLGSPRILYNDRLDEQGNASLALQLLGSRSHLVWYLPSLSDSSASDAGEESFLDLLPSGWLWGTLQLFVAAALAAFWRARRLGPLVPEKLPVVIRASETVEGRARLYRKANARDRAAAALRSTTRTRLAPLVGVSSAQAHTPEALLPALSTRLGGDGHPPLHALLFGPPPGDDAALIALADQLDALESEVRRP from the coding sequence ATGACCACCGAGGCCGCCCTTCCCGCCACCTCGGCCTCGCCCACCGTGGGCCAGGTGTGGACCCGGACACGCGGGGTCCTGATCGCCGTCGTCCTCCTGCTGATCGGCGCCGTGGCGACGGCCGTCATCCGCTCGGGCGCCCAGTACGGCAGCCTCGATCCGCGCTCCACCGCCCCCTACGGCAGCCACGCCGTCGCCACGCTGCTCGCCGAACGGGGCGTCACCACGCGGGTGGTCACCACCCTCGACGAGGCACGCACCGCGGTCGGCCCCGACACCACCCTGCTGATCACCGTGCCCGACCTGCTGACTCCCCATCAGCAGCAACTGCTGCACGGCACGACCCGGGCCTCGGACGGCCGGACGGTCCTGATCGCGCCCCGGACCTCCGTCGACACCCTCGCCCCCGGCCTCCTGGCCGCCCCTGCCGCCGGCTTCGACTCCACGCTGCCCCCCGGTTGCCGCATGGCGGCCGCCCGGCAGGCGGGTGCCGCCGAGACGGGAGGGATGCGCTACCGCTCCCACGACGCCCGCGCCGACACCTGCTACCCCAGCGAGGGCCTGCCCACCCTGGTACGCCTCCCAGCCGCATCCGGAGACGGTGACACCGTCGTCCTCGGCTCGCCCCGGATCCTCTACAACGACCGGCTCGATGAGCAGGGCAACGCCTCCCTCGCCCTCCAGCTGCTCGGTTCCCGCTCCCATCTGGTCTGGTACCTCCCCTCGCTCTCCGACTCCTCGGCCTCCGACGCGGGCGAGGAGAGCTTCCTCGATCTGCTCCCCTCGGGCTGGCTCTGGGGAACGCTCCAGCTCTTCGTCGCCGCCGCCCTGGCCGCCTTCTGGCGGGCACGCCGACTCGGCCCGCTGGTCCCCGAGAAGCTCCCCGTCGTGATCCGTGCCTCCGAGACCGTCGAAGGCCGCGCCCGCCTCTACCGCAAGGCGAACGCCCGCGATCGCGCGGCCGCCGCTCTGCGCTCCACCACCCGCACCCGCCTCGCCCCTCTCGTAGGCGTCTCCTCCGCTCAGGCACACACGCCCGAGGCACTGCTTCCCGCGCTGTCCACACGCCTGGGAGGCGACGGTCACCCGCCCCTGCACGCTCTCCTCTTCGGCCCGCCGCCCGGCGACGACGCGGCCCTGATCGCCCTCGCCGACCAACTCGACGCCCTCGAAAGTGAGGTACGCCGTCCATGA
- a CDS encoding AAA family ATPase, with product MDPTTDTAGYTGDASTAHASLESLRAEIAKAVVGQDPAVTGLVVALLCRGHVLLEGVPGVAKTLLVRALAAALELDTKRVQFTPDLMPSDITGSLVYDARTAEFSFQPGPVFTHLLLADEINRTPPKTQSALLEAMEERQVTVDGTPRPLPEPFLVAATQNPVEYEGTYPLPEAQLDRFLLKLTIPLPSRQDEIDVLTRHAEGFDPRDLRAAGVRPVADAAVLENARAAVAAVTVSPDITGYVVDLCRATRESPSLALGVSPRGATALLATSRAWAWLTGRDYVTPDDVKALALPTLRHRVRLRPEAEMEGVTADSVINAILAHVPVPR from the coding sequence ATGGACCCGACCACTGACACCGCCGGGTACACCGGGGACGCGAGCACCGCCCACGCGTCCCTGGAGTCCCTGCGCGCCGAGATCGCCAAAGCCGTGGTCGGCCAGGACCCCGCCGTGACCGGCCTCGTCGTCGCCCTGCTGTGCCGGGGCCACGTACTCCTGGAGGGGGTGCCCGGGGTCGCCAAGACGCTGCTCGTCCGCGCGCTGGCAGCCGCACTCGAACTCGACACCAAGCGTGTCCAGTTCACCCCGGACCTGATGCCGAGCGACATCACCGGCTCCCTGGTCTACGACGCCAGGACCGCCGAGTTCTCCTTCCAGCCCGGCCCGGTCTTCACCCATCTGCTCCTCGCCGACGAGATCAACCGCACTCCGCCGAAGACCCAGTCGGCCCTTCTGGAGGCCATGGAGGAGCGCCAGGTCACCGTGGACGGCACCCCGCGCCCGCTCCCCGAGCCGTTCCTGGTCGCCGCGACGCAGAACCCCGTCGAGTACGAGGGCACCTACCCCCTGCCGGAAGCCCAACTGGACCGCTTCCTGCTCAAACTGACGATCCCGCTCCCGTCCCGTCAGGACGAGATCGATGTCCTCACCCGTCATGCCGAGGGATTCGACCCGCGCGACCTGCGCGCCGCCGGCGTACGCCCCGTGGCGGACGCGGCCGTCCTGGAGAACGCCCGCGCCGCCGTCGCCGCCGTCACGGTCTCCCCCGACATCACCGGCTATGTGGTGGACCTCTGCCGCGCCACCCGCGAGTCCCCGTCCCTCGCCCTCGGGGTGTCACCCCGTGGCGCGACCGCCCTCCTCGCCACCTCCCGCGCCTGGGCCTGGCTGACGGGCCGTGACTATGTCACCCCGGACGACGTCAAGGCTCTCGCCCTCCCGACGCTCCGTCACCGGGTGCGGCTCCGCCCCGAGGCGGAGATGGAGGGGGTCACCGCCGACTCGGTCATCAACGCGATCCTCGCCCACGTCCCCGTCCCCCGCTGA